A genomic segment from Sulfuritalea hydrogenivorans sk43H encodes:
- a CDS encoding protein YgfX codes for MKAVAPFSVSLKPSRRLLLIQSLAHVVAAGAVFAATLPPWLAAALLLSIGASLVRVRRTERVEALVLRGDGRLETVGAGGTANEAAVHPHTLVLPFLVVLLYRQQGRLRSLTLLADSLAAEDFRQLRLWLRWRSAAAQPA; via the coding sequence ATGAAGGCCGTCGCCCCGTTTTCCGTTTCGCTCAAACCTTCCCGGCGCCTGCTGCTGATCCAGTCCCTGGCACACGTCGTGGCGGCCGGCGCGGTGTTTGCTGCCACGCTCCCTCCATGGCTGGCGGCCGCCTTGCTGTTATCGATCGGGGCATCGCTGGTGCGCGTGCGCCGCACGGAGCGGGTGGAGGCGCTTGTATTGCGTGGCGACGGCCGGCTTGAAACAGTCGGCGCTGGCGGTACGGCGAACGAAGCCGCGGTGCATCCGCATACCCTGGTGCTGCCGTTCCTGGTGGTACTGCTGTATCGACAACAAGGTCGTCTGCGATCATTGACGCTGCTTGCCGACAGCCTTGCAGCAGAGGATTTTCGCCAGTTGCGGCTCTGGCTGCGCTGGCGCTCGGCTGCGGCGCAGCCCGCCTGA
- the fabF gene encoding beta-ketoacyl-ACP synthase II, protein MSRRRVVVTGLGLVSPVGNSVPEAWDNLLAGKSGIGRITKFDPAAFKAQIAGEVKNFDVTAYLSAKEARRMDTFIHFGMAAGIQALRDAGLDTAQADAERIGVNIGSGIGGLPMIEDTHNDYLAGGPRKISPFFIPGTISNMISGNLSIMFGLKGPNIAVVTACTTGLHAIGLSARMIEYGDADAMVCGGAEATVSALAVGGFASAQALSTRNDDPATASRPWDKDRDGFVMGEGAGVMVLEEYEHARARGAKIYAELSGFGMSGDAFHMTAPDTDGPRRSMVNAMKNAGVNPDQVHYVNAHGTSTPLGDKNETEAIKLAFGVDAAKKTVVNSTKSMTGHLLGGAGGLESVFTVLAVHHQISPPTINIFNQDPECDLDYCANTARPMKIDVALKNNFGFGGTNGSLVFRRI, encoded by the coding sequence GTGTCGCGACGCCGTGTGGTCGTCACCGGTCTGGGACTTGTCTCGCCGGTTGGGAATAGCGTTCCCGAAGCCTGGGACAACCTGCTTGCCGGAAAGAGCGGGATCGGCCGCATCACGAAGTTCGATCCCGCGGCGTTCAAGGCGCAGATTGCCGGCGAAGTGAAGAACTTCGACGTCACCGCCTACCTGTCCGCGAAGGAAGCGCGCCGGATGGATACCTTCATCCATTTCGGCATGGCGGCCGGCATCCAGGCGCTGCGCGACGCCGGGCTCGACACGGCGCAGGCCGATGCCGAGCGCATCGGCGTCAACATCGGCTCCGGCATCGGTGGCCTGCCGATGATCGAGGATACGCACAACGACTATCTGGCGGGCGGTCCGCGCAAGATTTCGCCCTTCTTCATTCCGGGCACCATCAGCAACATGATCTCGGGCAACCTGTCGATCATGTTCGGCCTCAAGGGGCCCAACATTGCCGTGGTCACGGCCTGCACCACGGGCCTGCACGCGATCGGCCTGTCGGCGCGGATGATCGAGTACGGCGATGCCGACGCGATGGTTTGCGGCGGCGCCGAGGCGACTGTGTCGGCGCTGGCCGTGGGCGGCTTCGCTTCGGCCCAGGCCCTGTCCACGCGCAACGACGATCCGGCGACTGCTTCCCGTCCCTGGGACAAGGATCGCGACGGTTTCGTCATGGGCGAGGGCGCCGGCGTCATGGTGCTCGAAGAGTACGAACATGCCCGGGCGCGCGGCGCGAAGATCTACGCCGAGCTGTCCGGCTTCGGCATGAGCGGCGATGCCTTCCACATGACCGCACCCGACACCGACGGTCCGCGCCGGAGCATGGTGAACGCCATGAAGAACGCCGGTGTCAATCCGGACCAGGTGCACTACGTCAATGCCCACGGCACCTCGACACCGCTGGGCGACAAGAACGAAACCGAGGCCATCAAGCTGGCCTTCGGCGTCGATGCGGCGAAGAAAACCGTGGTCAATTCGACCAAGTCGATGACCGGCCACCTGCTGGGCGGCGCCGGCGGACTCGAATCGGTGTTCACGGTGCTTGCCGTGCATCACCAGATTTCGCCGCCGACCATCAACATCTTCAACCAGGATCCGGAGTGCGACCTGGACTACTGCGCCAATACGGCGCGGCCGATGAAGATCGACGTGGCGCTGAAGAACAATTTCGGCTTCGGCGGTACCAACGGCTCTCTGGTCTTCCGCCGCATCTAG
- the acpP gene encoding acyl carrier protein yields the protein MENIEQRVKKIVAEQLGVNEADIKNESNFVDDLGADSLDTVELVMALEEEFECEIPDEDAEKITTVQQAVDYVNANIKK from the coding sequence ATGGAGAACATCGAACAACGCGTCAAGAAGATCGTCGCCGAGCAACTGGGCGTCAATGAAGCCGACATCAAGAACGAATCCAACTTCGTGGACGATCTCGGTGCCGACTCGCTCGACACCGTGGAACTGGTGATGGCGCTGGAAGAAGAGTTCGAGTGCGAGATTCCCGACGAAGACGCGGAGAAGATCACCACCGTGCAGCAGGCGGTTGACTACGTCAACGCCAACATCAAGAAGTAA
- the fabG gene encoding 3-oxoacyl-ACP reductase FabG — MADLKGQIALVTGASRGLGRAIALELGAQGATVVGTATTAAGAAEIQQALDAAGITGWGASANVTDAAACEALIGEIEKKFGPVSVLVNNAGITRDNLAMRMKDDEWDLVIETNLKAVFRLSKLVMRGMMKARFGRIINITSVVGEAGNPGQANYAAAKAGVAGMSRALAQELGSRNITVNCVAPGFIDTDMTKALPDAQRDALLGRIPLGRLGQPDEIAATVAFLASGRAGYITGSTLNVNGGMYMA; from the coding sequence ATGGCGGATTTGAAGGGACAGATTGCCCTCGTGACGGGCGCCTCGCGCGGCCTCGGCCGTGCCATCGCGCTGGAACTGGGCGCCCAGGGCGCCACTGTGGTCGGAACCGCGACAACGGCAGCGGGCGCCGCCGAGATTCAGCAGGCGCTCGATGCCGCCGGCATCACCGGCTGGGGCGCGAGCGCCAACGTCACCGACGCGGCGGCTTGCGAGGCGCTGATCGGCGAGATCGAAAAGAAGTTCGGCCCGGTGTCGGTGCTGGTGAACAACGCCGGCATCACCCGCGACAACCTGGCCATGCGCATGAAGGACGATGAATGGGACCTGGTCATCGAGACCAATCTCAAGGCCGTGTTCCGTCTGTCCAAACTGGTCATGCGCGGCATGATGAAGGCGCGCTTCGGGCGCATCATCAACATCACCTCGGTGGTGGGCGAGGCCGGCAATCCGGGTCAGGCCAACTACGCGGCGGCCAAGGCCGGCGTTGCCGGCATGAGCCGCGCGCTGGCGCAGGAGCTGGGCAGCCGCAACATCACGGTGAACTGCGTGGCGCCGGGCTTCATCGATACCGACATGACCAAGGCTCTGCCGGACGCGCAGCGCGACGCGCTGCTGGGCAGGATTCCGCTGGGCCGTCTGGGACAGCCGGACGAGATCGCCGCCACCGTGGCGTTTCTTGCATCCGGCCGCGCCGGTTACATCACCGGCAGCACCTTGAATGTGAATGGCGGCATGTACATGGCCTGA
- the fabD gene encoding ACP S-malonyltransferase: MKFALVFPGQGSQSLGMMAAYCGDAGDAAIVRATFDEASAALGRDLWQLVTDGPAEALNQTVNTQPLMLTAGIAVYRLWLEKGGAQPALVAGHSLGEYSALVAAGVLQLKDAVPLVELRAKAMQAAVPAGEGAMAAVMGLDAAAVIEACAEAAQGQVVQAVNFNEPKQTVIAGHKAAVERAAELVKAKGAKRALMLPVSAPFHCSLMQPAAEALKARLAELTLVSPRIPLINNVDVAQLADPAAIRDALVRQAASPVRWVETMQAMQAAGVTHVFECGPGKVLSGLVKRCVESLNGGAMNDLAAMDAALAVVKGN, encoded by the coding sequence ATGAAATTCGCACTCGTATTTCCAGGCCAAGGTTCCCAGTCGCTCGGCATGATGGCCGCGTATTGCGGTGATGCGGGCGATGCGGCGATAGTCCGCGCCACGTTCGACGAGGCTTCGGCCGCGCTCGGGCGCGATCTGTGGCAACTGGTGACCGACGGCCCGGCCGAAGCGCTGAACCAGACGGTCAATACCCAGCCCCTGATGCTCACCGCCGGCATCGCGGTCTATCGCCTCTGGCTGGAAAAGGGTGGCGCGCAGCCGGCACTGGTGGCTGGCCACAGTCTCGGTGAGTATTCGGCGCTCGTCGCTGCCGGCGTATTGCAATTGAAGGATGCGGTACCGCTGGTCGAATTGCGCGCCAAGGCGATGCAGGCGGCGGTGCCGGCCGGCGAGGGCGCCATGGCGGCGGTGATGGGGCTCGATGCCGCGGCCGTGATCGAAGCCTGTGCCGAAGCCGCGCAGGGCCAGGTGGTGCAGGCCGTCAATTTCAACGAGCCGAAGCAGACCGTGATCGCCGGCCACAAGGCGGCGGTCGAACGCGCGGCGGAACTGGTCAAGGCGAAGGGCGCCAAGCGCGCGCTGATGCTGCCCGTCTCGGCCCCCTTCCATTGCTCGCTGATGCAGCCGGCGGCCGAAGCGCTGAAAGCACGGCTGGCGGAACTCACGCTGGTTTCGCCGCGGATTCCGCTGATCAACAATGTCGACGTGGCGCAGCTTGCCGATCCCGCGGCGATCAGGGATGCGCTGGTGCGCCAGGCGGCTTCCCCGGTACGCTGGGTCGAAACCATGCAGGCGATGCAGGCGGCGGGCGTGACCCACGTTTTCGAATGCGGTCCGGGCAAGGTCTTGTCCGGGCTGGTGAAGCGCTGCGTTGAAAGCCTCAACGGCGGCGCCATGAATGATCTGGCTGCCATGGATGCAGCGCTGGCAGTTGTTAAGGGAAATTAA